A stretch of Buteo buteo chromosome 9, bButBut1.hap1.1, whole genome shotgun sequence DNA encodes these proteins:
- the LOC142034367 gene encoding uncharacterized protein LOC142034367 yields the protein MKKASWSRKNFLLVAGLSLIGVHFGSMLVNFVAKKSVQSHSEAKKRDSHE from the coding sequence atgaagaaaGCTAGCTGGAGTAGAAAGAACTTTCTGCTTGTGGCAGGACTGTCACTTATAGGTGTCCATTTTGGAAGCATGCTTGTAAACTTTGTcgcaaaaaaatctgttcagtcACATTCAGAAGCTAAAAAACGAGATAGTCATGAATGA
- the MKKS gene encoding molecular chaperone MKKS has product MSRLEAKKPPLFISEPLTRDTLSQSLSLLSGILKSCYGPAGRLKHLHNGVGGYVCTTSQSSAILGHLSVSHPLLRVLMASVQNHISCFSDCGLFTAILCCSLIENFKSLNVASCTVIKISKHLLSLCMDYLKSEACGCRVSVDFSSVETLLCLVRSVLTSKPACMLNKPEVDHLTMLILKAFMFTIPCCVETNAVLGKCVIVPVKGRRVVDSTVLPGLLIETPEIQLAEPLTIKRTCSNMIKIALFSVSMSGDLFNPEEGTITVHHGISLEMSELNQLLNVGKQLINDEVGVVVCQKVIHPSLKQYLKESHVITVDRAGLSLMEPVSRMTGSKPIASIHSLSPSCYGSLKDVCVESFASKHFVHLIPNDTVVCSLILCNRNETAWDELKRICETAEHVLQLTIKEPLALLGGGCTETHLASYIRHKSYSLSTSSFKEIDCSRTQYQLVADGFCRSLESVACSLNHDDGEILTDMFYGHCWFVPSGFSSVSNWSDVVSKCGCGINGNTENLNWRLLQGQFGCPIAQGCPKEPSVKFADFLTLDCFAAKCNGLQVALETANLILDLSYVIEDQN; this is encoded by the exons ATGTCTCGTCTTGAAGCTAAAAAGCCTCCATTATTTATTAGTGAACCTTTAACGAGAGATACGCTGAGTCAGTCACTGTCTCTGCTAAGTGGAATATTAAAATCTTGCTATGGTCCTGCTGGTAGGCTCAAACATCTCCACAATGGTGTTGGAGGCTATGTTTGTACAACTTCACAATCTTCAGCTATACTCGGTCATCTTTCTGTCAGCCATCCCCTATTAAGGGTTTTGATGGCCTCTGTACAGAACCATATATCCTGCTTCAGTGACTGTGGCTTATTTACTGCCATTCTTTGCTGTAGTTTgattgaaaattttaaaagcctaaatGTTGCATCTTGCACTGTCATTAAAATAAGCAAGCATCTTTTGAGTTTATGTATGGACTACCTCAAATCTGAGGCCTGTGGTTGCCGAGTATCCGTGGATTTTAGCAGTGTTGAGACACTTCTTTGTTTGGTGCGTAGCGTATTAACAAGCAAACCTGCTTGCATGCTTAATAAACCAGAAGTTGATCATCTCACCATGCTGATTTTAAAGGCTTTTATGTTTACTATTCCATGTTGTGTTGAGACTAATGCTGTTTTAGGGAAGTGTGTAATAGTACCTGTGAAAGGTAGAAGAGTTGTGGATTCTACAGTTCTTCCTGGACTACTGATAGAAACACCAGAAATTCAGTTGGCAGAACCACTTACCATCAAAAGAACTTGTTCAAACATGATCAAGATAGCACTTTTCTCTGTGTCCATGTCAGGAGACCTCTTCAACCCTGAAGAAGGAACTATAACAGTCCATCATGGAATTTCTCTTGAAATGTCAGAGCTGAATCAGTTGCTTAATGTAGGAAAGCAGCTGATCAATGATGAGGTTGGCGTTGTAGTGTGCCAGAAAGTTATCCATCCATCCTTAAAACAGTATCTGAAAGAGAGCCATGTCATCACTGTGGACAGAGCCGGGCTATCTCTGATGGAACCCGTGAGTCGGATGACAG GTTCAAAGCCTATAGCTTCCATACATTCATTGTCTCCTAGTTGTTATGGCAGTTTGAAAGATGTGTGCGTTGAGAGTTttgcttcaaaacattttgtgcaTCTAATTCCTAATGACACAGTTGTCTGCAGCTTGATACTCTgtaacagaaatgaaacagcatGGGATGAATTGAAG CGCATCTGTGAAACTGCAGAACATGTGTTACAGTTAACAATCAAGGAACCTTTGGCATTATTAGGAGGTGGCTGTACAGAAACTCACCTTGCTTCATACATAAGACACAAG agtTATAGTCTGTCCACcagcagttttaaagaaatagattGTTCTCGGACACAATACCAATTGGTTGCTGATGGTTTTTGCCGTTCCCTGGAGTCTGTAGCTTGCTCCCTGAATCACGATGATGGAGAAATTCTTACGGACATGTTTTATGGACACTGTTGGTTTGTTCCATCAGGGTTTTCCTCTGTGTCTAATTGGTCAGATGTAGTTTCAAAATGTGGCTGTGGGATTAATGGTAACACTGAGAACCTCAACTGGAGGCTTTTGCAAGGCCAATTTGGCTGTCCTATTGCACAGGGCTGCCCTAAAGAGCCGTCAGTAAAGTTTGCTGACTTTCTCACATTGGACTGTTTTGCTGCAAAGTGTAACGGCCTACAAGTAGCTCTGGAGACAGCCAATCTTATTTTGGATCTCTCATATGTAATTGAAGATCAAAATTAG